In Amphiura filiformis chromosome 1, Afil_fr2py, whole genome shotgun sequence, the following are encoded in one genomic region:
- the LOC140167108 gene encoding uncharacterized protein, translated as MQAKSRIPFGISHSRHPYFCIYCTHYFDIFDHYKRHRKRHLKSLQKFWWQNNWGKERKKNYEITWEQEDSSGPDVVTILFVAEWETEENAESTKKRHFRLFKCPFCDKCFNKKCNLTTHIKYHKGDRKYSCSFCERTFVQRCEVKNHEMTHTGERPHPCQYCDKTFRQKSYVAVHERTHTDYKPYQCQYCQRRFTQRHSWVSHERLHRDERPHKCPSCDSAFVSKAALNHHSRKHMKIKPYQCKLCNKQFTVKYKLSRHEKLHSGQKPFICDKCPKSFAEKSNLTRHYQTVHTQEKPFKCSHCEKFFSEKANLIRHERQHTGERPYRCGQCKSAFVSSDRLASHEMKHKGSEPHKCSHCEKGFAWKSDLIQHERVHTGERPYTCKYCKKGFTQRSNLNRHEKMHEQNDDTLCEDE; from the coding sequence ATGCAAGCAAAGAGCCGTATACCATTTGGGATTTCTCACAGTAGACACCCATATTTCTGCATTTACTGCACCCATTACTTTGACATCTTCGACCATTACAAAAGACACAGAAAGCGACATTTAAAATCTTTACAGAAATTCTGGTGGCAAAACAATTGGGGCAAAGAGCGCAAGAAAAACTACGAAATCACATGGGAGCAGGAGGATTCATCAGGACCAGACGTCGTGACAATTTTATTTGTAGCTGAATGGGAAACAGAAGAAAATGCAGAGAGCACCAAGAAAAGACATTTTCGTTTATTCAAATGTCCATTCTGTGATAAATGCTTTAATAAGAAATGCAATCTGACAACGCACATAAAATATCATAAAGGCGATCGCAAATATAGTTGTAGTTTTTGCGAACGGACATTTGTGCAAAGGTGTGAAGTGAAGAACCATGAAATGACCCATACTGGTGAAAGGCCACACCCATGTCAGTATTGCGATAAAACATTCAGACAAAAAAGTTACGTAGCAGTGCATGAGAGGACACACACAGACTATAAACCATATCAGTGCCAATATTGTCAGCGACGGTTTACACAAAGACACAGTTGGGTGTCTCACGAGAGGTTACATCGAGATGAACGCCCTCATAAGTGTCCATCATGCGACAGTGCATTTGTGTCCAAAGCTGCTCTGAATCACCATTCAAGAAAACATATGAAAATTAAACCGTATCAGTGTAAACTGTGCAATAAGCAGTTCACCGTGAAATACAAATTATCACGACATGAAAAGCTCCATTCTGGACAGAAACCATTCATCTGCGACAAATGCCCCAAATCTTTTGCAGAAAAATCAAATCTGACGAGACACTACCAAACAGTCCATACGCAAGAAAAACCCTTCAAGTGCAGTCACTGTGAAAAGTTCTTCTCGGAAAAAGCAAATTTAATACGTCACGAAAGACAGCATACAGGAGAGCGCCCCTACAGGTGTGGTCAGTGTAAATCGGCGTTTGTGTCCAGCGACCGATTAGCATCGCACGAAATGAAACACAAAGGGAGTGAACCGCATAAATGTAGTCATTGTGAGAAAGGTTTTGCATGGAAGAGTGATTTGATACAACATGAGAGGGTCCACACAGGTGAAAGACCTTATACTTGTAAATATTGTAAGAAAGGATTCACACAGAGAAGTAATTTAAATAGGCATGAGAAAATGCATGAGCAAAATGACGACACTTTATGTGAGGATGAATGA